One Penicillium oxalicum strain HP7-1 chromosome III, whole genome shotgun sequence genomic region harbors:
- a CDS encoding C2H2 type master regulator of conidiophore development brlA, with protein MRTQGQQISDRLTVEVDCHSLGPADCPSMTSSFSPLESPTPTPTSLYSHGSLTSPSWHEAGHYHSLPMERRPSGTPLRNAFRVTDFPSADPMGMQVGTMERPDQLPVSSEYLSGYDDINDQLWIPHDSIPKTFEHPTFPYQAPMPQYHHTMGRNHYYRPQAHTAYLPESASNPCLSRPMFSRHDGLSHSASMSNMLPWMTAPESLAPQTITPQQAFPGAGPVTPPSSNYSDFPASLQTFKPHTPSTPVRSLSLGTPRSDTPQSRMSGHYDYSEEYPVSPVYRDGHLIRTHRQPSRKPSKKQLVRSNLSLEKLPPIIKQVQFKCKEPGCKGRFKRQEHLKRHMKSHSKEKPHVCWVPGCHRAFSRSDNLNAHYTKTHSKRGGRNRYVATLDETSPDYDPEFRGQLTPDGRPIYGSKLEDLADCDLSVDGWED; from the coding sequence ATGAGGACACAAGGTCAGCAAATCTCGGACCGCCTGACGGTCGAGGTGGACTGCCACTCACTGGGACCTGCAGATTGTCCCTCGATGACCTCGAGTTTCTCTCCCTTGGAGTCGCCCACGCCGACTCCTACCAGTCTTTACAGCCACGGTTCTTTAACTTCTCCGAGCTGGCACGAAGCCGGTCACTATCACAGTCTGCCCATGGAGCGAAGGCCTTCCGGAACACCACTGCGAAATGCCTTCCGTGTGACCGATTTCCCCTCTGCGGACCCAATGGGTATGCAAGTCGGCACCATGGAGCGCCCCGACCAGTTGCCTGTTTCGTCAGAGTACCTCTCCGGCTACGATGATATCAACGACCAACTCTGGATTCCTCACGATTCCATCCCCAAGACCTTTGAACACCCGACATTCCCTTACCAGGCACCAATGCCTCAGTATCACCATACCATGGGCCGCAATCATTATTATCGGCCACAAGCCCACACTGCATACCTGCCAGAGTCGGCGTCCAACCCGTGCCTGTCTCGTCCCATGTTTAGTCGCCATGACGGCTTGTCACACTCAGCCTCCATGTCCAATATGTTGCCATGGATGACCGCTCCCGAGTCTCTTGCTCCCCAAACCATCACACCTCAACAGGCCTTCCCCGGCGCGGGCCCTGTcactcccccctcttccaaCTACTCTGATTTCCCGGCCAGCTTGCAGACCTTCAAGCCTCACACTCCTTCCACGCCGGTGCGATCCTTGTCGTTAGGAACTCCACGGAGTGACACTCCACAAAGCCGCATGTCTGGCCATTACGACTACTCCGAGGAATATCCAGTCTCTCCCGTCTACCGCGACGGGCACCTGATCCGAACTCATCGTCAACCCTCTCGCAAGCCGTCGAAGAAACAATTAGTGCGATCCAACTTGAGTCTGGAGAAACTACCCCCGATTATCAAACAGGTGCAGTTCAAGTGCAAGGAGCCAGGCTGTAAGGGGCGCTTCAAGCGTCAGGAACATCTCAAGCGGCACATGAAGAGTCACTCCAAGGAAAAGCCTCATGTGTGCTGGGTGCCTGGCTGCCATCGCGCCTTCTCCCGCAGTGATAACCTCAACGCGCACTACACCAAGACCCACAGCAAGCGAGGTGGCCGGAATCGTTACGTCGCGACTCTCGACGAGACCAGCCCCGATTACGATCCTGAGTTCCGAGGACAGCTCACGCCTGACGGTCGCCCCATCTACGGCTCCAAGTTGGAGGATCTTGCCGATTGCGATCTTAGCGTGGATGGCTGGGAGGACTAG